The Bacteroidetes bacterium SB0662_bin_6 genome has a window encoding:
- a CDS encoding aminotransferase class V-fold PLP-dependent enzyme has protein sequence MGQVSDKRAVADASSEVRGDLRMSPEMMLDLARCVAELVVERIEGLPGENAWDGEFREGLIKQLAETPPEEGRPAREVIERAARDILPFAARIDHPRFFGFIPSSPTWPGILADFMVAGHQVNQCTWLTSSGPSELELVVVDWIRSWLGYPESAGGLLTSGGSAASLNAFVAAREAAGDPDRATVYMSDQSHSAQVRAARIIGVRAECIRKVSCDDRFRLDVEALARAVAADRASGFTPIAVCANAGAGSTGAIDPLEEMADYCEAEGIWLHVDAAYGGFGAVTERGKELLRGIERSDSIVIDAHKWFFQPYEAGCLLVKDVKTLTNAFVIPHDMLQDTIWGANHPNFSDRGLQLSRSVRALKIWMSVQTFGMAAFRRAVSKGMELAAQAEEYIRESATMEVLNPASLGIVCFRFNPQDTDLDEEALEEINRNVLARVFWEERAFMSSTKLAGKFSLRLCIVNHTTTWDDVRETLGAIEQFGMEALEQGRNITP, from the coding sequence ATGGGACAAGTGAGTGACAAGAGAGCGGTTGCAGACGCATCGAGCGAAGTGCGCGGCGATCTAAGGATGTCGCCCGAGATGATGCTGGATCTTGCGCGCTGCGTGGCGGAGCTTGTGGTGGAGCGGATTGAGGGGCTGCCCGGAGAGAATGCCTGGGATGGAGAGTTCAGGGAGGGGCTCATCAAGCAACTGGCGGAGACTCCGCCCGAGGAGGGTCGGCCTGCCAGGGAGGTGATTGAGCGGGCGGCCCGCGATATTCTTCCGTTCGCGGCCCGGATCGATCATCCCCGCTTCTTCGGGTTTATTCCTTCGTCGCCCACCTGGCCGGGGATACTGGCGGATTTCATGGTGGCCGGACACCAGGTGAACCAGTGTACGTGGCTGACCTCGAGCGGTCCGAGCGAGCTCGAATTGGTGGTCGTCGACTGGATTCGTAGCTGGCTGGGCTATCCGGAGAGCGCCGGAGGCCTTTTGACGAGTGGGGGTTCGGCGGCCAGTCTCAATGCGTTCGTGGCGGCGCGCGAGGCGGCCGGAGATCCTGATCGCGCGACGGTGTACATGAGTGACCAGAGTCACAGTGCGCAGGTGCGTGCGGCCCGCATCATCGGTGTTCGTGCGGAGTGCATCCGAAAGGTTTCCTGCGATGATCGCTTCCGTCTGGACGTGGAGGCGCTTGCCCGCGCCGTGGCTGCGGACCGCGCTTCGGGGTTTACTCCCATTGCAGTGTGTGCGAATGCCGGGGCGGGCAGTACGGGGGCCATCGATCCGCTTGAGGAGATGGCGGACTACTGCGAGGCGGAGGGAATCTGGCTGCATGTCGATGCGGCGTACGGCGGCTTCGGCGCGGTGACCGAGCGCGGCAAGGAGCTTCTGCGCGGGATCGAGCGGTCCGATTCGATCGTGATCGATGCCCACAAGTGGTTTTTCCAGCCGTACGAGGCGGGCTGTTTGCTGGTGAAGGATGTAAAGACGCTCACGAACGCTTTCGTGATACCGCACGATATGCTTCAGGACACTATTTGGGGGGCGAACCATCCGAACTTTTCGGATCGGGGTTTGCAACTGAGCCGTTCGGTCCGTGCGTTGAAGATATGGATGTCGGTTCAGACGTTCGGGATGGCGGCGTTCCGTCGGGCGGTGTCGAAGGGGATGGAGTTGGCCGCGCAGGCCGAGGAGTACATTCGGGAGAGTGCGACGATGGAGGTGTTGAATCCTGCGTCGCTGGGGATCGTGTGTTTCCGGTTCAACCCTCAGGACACGGACCTTGACGAAGAGGCTCTGGAGGAGATCAACAGGAATGTGCTCGCCCGCGTGTTTTGGGAGGAGCGTGCGTTCATGTCATCGACGAAGCTCGCCGGGAAGTTTTCGCTCAGGCTCTGCATCGTGAATCACACGACGACCTGGGACGATGTGCGCGAGACCCTGGGGGCCATCGAGCAATTCGGGATGGAGGCCTTGGAACAAGGTCGCAACATTACACCTTAA